A region of the Kribbella sp. NBC_01245 genome:
GGTCGAACTGTCCGGCGCCATCATCGACATGACCCAGGCCATCGTCATCGCCACCACCCTCGGCCTAGACGTCCGCCCCACCTAACCCCCTCCGCCTCTTCGCCACGGCACGCCGGTACGACGGCCCGCCCGAGGACGTACGACGCGCGCCCGGCCAGACCTCACGCCGTACGGGCTGAGGGTCGCGGCGTGGGGCGGTCAGTGGGGGCGAGGGGCTGGGCGGGCTCGGGTCGTGCGGACGGTGGCGAGGGCCGGGGTGGCGGAGGCGCGGAGCGCGGCGGCTTTGGGTGTGCGCGCGGGAGCCGAACGGATCACCAGCTGGCTAGCCGACCGTCGATGCCGCGGCCGGGTGACGAGCATGGCGGTATGACCGACTGCCATCGGCGGCGCGATGGCCGGCGCACTCGCCAGCTTCCGCAGCAGAACGAGAAGAGCGCTCGCCAGGCCTACGCCGGCGAGCGCTCCGAGGGAGTTCGCGATCAGGTCGTGCAGCTGACACGACCTGCCCAGCGGCGGTATGAATGACTGCACCGCCTCCACCCCGGCGGATATCCCGACCCCGGT
Encoded here:
- a CDS encoding VanZ family protein; this encodes MLEIYRGIPYLLDTWLVVTVLALPVAVLTARRIRQLPTRLATLLLPASFGLILAATLSPTAQTFGSIGACGTSLTSRGALTTLQGVLNVLLFVPAAGLLTLVTGKPSLGLTTGVGISAGVEAVQSFIPPLGRSCQLHDLIANSLGALAGVGLASALLVLLRKLASAPAIAPPMAVGHTAMLVTRPRHRRSASQLVIRSAPARTPKAAALRASATPALATVRTTRARPAPRPH